The nucleotide window CGAGCTTGCTATCGAGTTTTTTTGCTAATTGCGTCATGTGCGAACCGTAGCATTTTCCCCGCGCGCACGCAAGCCGCCGACGGTCCCTCCTCAGCGGGCAATCCCTCCCACGTTGTGTGTGAAGCGGCTGATTTTTCGTTGAGGAATTGCCAGCATTCTCAGGAACAAGCCCAAATCGCTTTCCCGTGGCCTGTCAGTGCCTTAGTCCTAACCAGGGCGGGTGGCTGACGAGCCCCTTGGCGTCCATCCCCGCCGAGGGAGGAATCTCGGTGGAAGCCGATGCGCCTGCAATCGCGACTCACTCCGACGGATCGCTGTTTGTGTCCCTGCGCCGGCTCCCCTCACCAAGCCAAGGTGGCGCAGCTTGTCACCGACGATTGGATCAGTAGTTGTGGAGCCTACTGCAGTTCTGATTCGGAGATTGAATTGAGGCGTGCGAGGGAACGCTCTCAACAACATGAATGCATGTGAAATACTCTCACCTGTCTCCTATGGTCATGCTTTGAGAAATCATCAGGTTGATGTCTTCCCTCTTACGTTCCGTATGCGAATCGCAATCGGCGAGATCACCGTAAAGGCCCCCGCTAATTCTGCGGGATGTGAATGGAAGCACGAGGCAACGAGTTTGGCTTTGCTTGCTGATGAAAGTCCGGCTAAGCGGAGCAACACGACTCCCGCATTTGTTCGACGTTGTCGAAATACGAGGTCGCCAAACCCCTTATCGGCTGTAACCAAGACGGCCTGTTCTCGATTGGCTTGCTCAAGGACCGCATCATCACTGATACCGGGCTCCATTTCGGCAACCGACCAGACTCGATGGCCATCCTCTCGGAGACGACGCACGATTGACTGGTCGACACTTTCGTCCGCGAGCAGATTCACACAGACGCCTAGGTCACAGGGTACACAACGTCAGTTCGTAACACGTCGGCGGCAAACGCCAGGGCTGCCTGGATTGCCTGACGGGTCAGCCGAGGATGGGCCTCCAAGATCTGCTCAATGCTCTCGCCTGCCGCGAGCTTCTCGATGATGAGTTCTACGGTAATCCGCGTTCCTGCGACTACAGGTTTTCCCATCATGACTGCGGGATCCGACACAATGATATTTTCGGCCATGTTGTCCTCCTGAAAAGCAAACCAAGCCTAGCAAAGCTGGCACTTCCTAGCAAGCTACGGCATGATCGTATGAGTCACAGTTGGCAATACGCCTGCGTTCCATCACTCTATTTCATTGCCTAGAGCGGTCTTTGTTGTCGCGCTCGCACTGCCTCTCCCAGTCG belongs to Nitrospira sp. and includes:
- a CDS encoding DUF433 domain-containing protein, with translation MAENIIVSDPAVMMGKPVVAGTRITVELIIEKLAAGESIEQILEAHPRLTRQAIQAALAFAADVLRTDVVYPVT